The following are encoded together in the Candidatus Flexicrinis proximus genome:
- a CDS encoding putative toxin-antitoxin system toxin component, PIN family has translation MRVVFDTNTVVSALFWHGPPHQAMQAIRAGRAILLSSEALIAELEDALSKEKFIARFTALGFTVQEVVALHRDLVKIIETEPLAEPASRDEDDDEVLACAISGKADAIVSGDNDLLVLKKFQSIPIWTAVAFLGALDKPSPA, from the coding sequence ATGCGTGTTGTATTCGATACCAACACCGTCGTGTCCGCCCTATTCTGGCACGGCCCGCCCCATCAAGCAATGCAGGCTATTCGGGCAGGTCGTGCGATTCTGCTTTCCTCCGAAGCATTGATTGCCGAATTGGAAGACGCGCTCTCAAAAGAGAAGTTTATAGCCCGTTTCACAGCATTGGGTTTTACAGTACAAGAAGTCGTCGCCTTGCATCGCGATCTTGTGAAGATTATTGAGACCGAACCGCTTGCGGAACCCGCCAGTCGAGACGAGGATGATGACGAGGTGCTGGCCTGCGCGATAAGCGGTAAAGCCGACGCCATCGTCAGCGGTGATAACGATTTGCTTGTGTTGAAGAAATTTCAGAGCATTCCAATTTGGACGGCCGTTGCATTCCTAGGCGCTCTTGATAAACCTTCTCCCGCTTAA